The following coding sequences are from one Bradyrhizobium sp. 200 window:
- a CDS encoding histidine kinase, which translates to MWQKFSLRDRINLLLALVLTLGLAINVARLVLEAGPRVQAEDQSVIRLAREFIETIVAGLSEAPDPEARLNQIVHDLNRLRHVSITRQGEAVERPGPADASVGNADARSPPAWFVTLVHPEKTTVNVPISITGKPGSLLITSHPNDEMAEIWDGIITQLQIGTAIAIVLFLITTRVVSRALAPIQTLSEAMTKIEAGGYDTRVTPDGPPELAAICDKLNHLAATLGNAVDEKRRLAERVVSLQDVERKEIARELHDEFGPYLFALRAHASALTRIADARDPNVEATRRHGSAILEQVNALQQSNRRVLEKLRPVGLTELGLREALGALLRLWGESHPDVVIETAISQSLGDTGETADLTIYRTIQEALTNVFRHASATCVNVTVEPTELPSGPGRTGRGGALVRIRDNGGGLRPDHKLGLGLTGMRERILALGGSLTIASGDGGVTVEAVVPRDVRY; encoded by the coding sequence ATGTGGCAAAAATTTTCGTTGCGCGACCGGATCAACTTGCTGCTCGCGCTCGTCCTCACACTCGGCTTAGCCATCAATGTTGCGCGGCTGGTGCTCGAGGCCGGACCCCGTGTTCAGGCTGAAGATCAAAGCGTCATACGGCTGGCGCGTGAATTCATCGAAACGATCGTTGCAGGACTGAGCGAGGCGCCGGACCCGGAGGCGCGCTTGAACCAGATTGTTCACGACCTCAACCGGCTGCGCCACGTCAGCATCACGCGGCAGGGCGAAGCGGTCGAGAGACCGGGGCCGGCGGACGCTTCTGTCGGCAATGCCGATGCGCGCTCGCCGCCGGCATGGTTTGTCACGCTGGTTCACCCCGAAAAGACCACGGTAAACGTGCCGATCTCGATCACGGGAAAGCCGGGTTCGCTGCTGATCACGTCGCATCCGAACGACGAGATGGCCGAGATCTGGGATGGAATTATCACCCAGCTCCAGATCGGAACGGCGATTGCCATCGTTCTTTTCCTCATTACGACCAGGGTCGTCAGCCGGGCGCTCGCGCCGATCCAGACGCTTTCGGAAGCGATGACGAAAATCGAAGCCGGCGGCTACGACACGCGCGTAACGCCGGATGGCCCGCCAGAACTCGCTGCCATTTGCGATAAATTGAATCACCTTGCCGCCACTCTGGGTAACGCGGTTGACGAAAAGAGGCGTCTGGCCGAACGCGTCGTGTCGCTGCAGGATGTCGAACGCAAGGAAATTGCGCGCGAGCTTCACGATGAATTCGGGCCCTATCTCTTTGCCTTGCGAGCCCATGCCAGCGCGTTGACGCGGATCGCAGATGCAAGGGATCCGAACGTGGAGGCGACGCGAAGGCACGGCAGCGCGATACTGGAACAGGTAAACGCCTTGCAGCAGTCCAATAGGCGGGTCCTTGAAAAGCTGCGGCCCGTGGGCCTGACGGAGCTGGGTCTTCGCGAAGCGCTCGGTGCGCTCCTGCGGCTATGGGGAGAGTCGCATCCCGACGTCGTTATTGAAACAGCAATTTCGCAGTCGCTGGGCGATACAGGGGAGACGGCCGATTTGACGATCTACCGCACCATTCAGGAAGCACTGACCAACGTCTTTCGTCACGCCAGCGCCACCTGCGTCAACGTAACCGTTGAACCCACGGAATTGCCTTCGGGGCCGGGGCGCACCGGCCGCGGCGGCGCTCTGGTACGGATCCGCGACAATGGCGGCGGGTTGAGGCCGGATCACAAGCTTGGCCTCGGGTTGACGGGAATGCGCGAACGCATTTTGGCGCTGGGTGGCTCCCTTACGATTGCCTCCGGAGATGGCGGCGTAACGGTGGAGGCTGTGGTTCCCAGAGACGTGCGTTACTGA
- a CDS encoding response regulator transcription factor, protein MRVLIVDDHRIVASGCRALFADDPEIDILEASDAESGERVFGERHPDICVLDINLPTVSGFELARRLLGRDASARIIMFSMNDDPVFAARAIQVGAKGYVSKAGDPQDLVEAIREVAKGGVYLPPAMARSIAFARSSFAQSPLSKLTSREMEILRLLSAGKSLSEIAWLVHSSYKTVANTSSIMRQKLGVRTSAELVRLAIENRVA, encoded by the coding sequence ATGCGCGTTCTGATCGTTGATGACCATCGCATCGTGGCTTCGGGGTGCCGTGCCCTGTTCGCGGACGACCCCGAGATCGACATATTGGAAGCCTCCGACGCGGAGAGCGGCGAGCGCGTGTTCGGCGAACGTCATCCGGATATCTGCGTGCTCGATATCAACCTACCGACGGTGTCGGGGTTTGAACTGGCGCGACGCCTCCTCGGGCGCGATGCCTCGGCACGCATCATCATGTTCAGCATGAACGATGATCCGGTATTCGCCGCGCGCGCCATCCAAGTCGGCGCCAAGGGGTATGTTTCCAAAGCCGGGGATCCCCAGGACCTGGTCGAGGCGATCCGTGAAGTTGCAAAGGGAGGGGTGTATCTGCCGCCGGCGATGGCGCGAAGTATTGCATTCGCGAGATCCTCGTTCGCCCAGAGCCCGCTTTCAAAATTGACTTCGCGCGAGATGGAGATATTGCGCCTGCTCAGTGCCGGCAAAAGCCTGTCCGAAATTGCGTGGTTGGTCCATTCCTCCTACAAGACGGTCGCCAATACCTCCTCGATTATGCGCCAAAAGCTCGGCGTGCGTACATCTGCCGAACTGGTGCGGTTGGCAATCGAGAACCGTGTGGCTTGA
- the fghA gene encoding S-formylglutathione hydrolase: MTMQTVSLNKSQGGVQGVYKHASSETWTDMTFSVYVPPHAGGARLPVVWYLSGLTCTHANVTEKGEFRGACAALGLIFVAPDTSPRGEGVPGDRINAYDFGLGAGFYVDATQEPFARNYRMWSYVTEELPKLVAENFPVDPTRQSILGHSMGGHGALTVALRHPGRYRAASAFAPIVAPSQVPWGIKALGGYLGNDRQAWRKHDTVALIEDGARVSDLLVDCGDADQFLAEQLRPELLQAACEKARIPLTLRRQPGYDHSYYFISTFMGDHLRWHAERLKG, encoded by the coding sequence ATGACGATGCAAACCGTTTCGCTCAACAAATCGCAAGGCGGTGTGCAGGGCGTTTACAAGCACGCCAGCAGCGAAACCTGGACTGACATGACCTTCTCGGTCTACGTCCCTCCGCACGCCGGCGGCGCCAGGCTGCCGGTGGTCTGGTATCTCTCTGGCCTGACCTGCACCCATGCCAACGTGACGGAAAAGGGCGAATTCCGCGGCGCCTGTGCGGCACTTGGATTGATCTTCGTTGCCCCCGACACCAGCCCGCGCGGCGAAGGCGTGCCCGGCGATCGCATCAATGCCTACGATTTCGGGCTTGGCGCCGGCTTCTATGTCGATGCGACGCAGGAGCCGTTTGCCCGCAACTACCGCATGTGGAGCTATGTCACGGAGGAACTGCCGAAACTGGTTGCCGAAAACTTTCCCGTCGATCCCACCAGGCAATCCATTCTCGGCCACTCCATGGGCGGACACGGCGCGCTGACGGTCGCGCTGCGCCATCCCGGCCGCTATCGCGCGGCAAGCGCGTTTGCACCGATCGTCGCTCCCTCGCAGGTGCCATGGGGCATCAAGGCGCTCGGCGGCTATCTCGGCAACGACCGGCAAGCATGGCGCAAGCACGATACGGTTGCGTTGATCGAGGATGGCGCCAGAGTATCCGATCTCTTGGTCGATTGCGGCGATGCCGATCAGTTTCTGGCCGAACAGCTCCGCCCCGAACTGCTGCAGGCTGCATGCGAGAAAGCCAGGATCCCCCTCACCTTGCGCCGACAGCCCGGCTATGACCACAGTTACTACTTCATCTCCACATTCATGGGCGATCACCTGCGCTGGCACGCCGAGCGCCTGAAGGGTTGA
- a CDS encoding helix-turn-helix domain-containing protein — translation MSDTVRSLSTSGLAPKRQIQTWSDALTDLCGQFDVDPLEGSSLEGRINYTTVSQLKLCQIEASQHRIAHTVSGTKLSEHPYVKILFQTYGISHFEQGGRRIDIMPGDCLAYDVSCPHTIVSPSLTRHEVVIVPKELLHERGFRTAKMLPCKLSARNGTGRIAYDFVHTAFDEANRLSPYNAIGVADSLIDLLLLPLREADTMFDRVGPEAMYIRAQAFIREHLRDPDLCIDQISAAMGCTKRYLHMLFSDKGMTVSDYIWRARLLHCRQELETQHGKTITDVAFSWGFSSSSHFSRVFRKHFGFVPSAIHKAHCADPLPDAS, via the coding sequence ATGTCCGATACAGTCCGCTCACTCAGCACTTCCGGGTTGGCGCCGAAGAGGCAGATCCAAACTTGGTCAGATGCGCTGACCGATCTCTGCGGCCAGTTTGATGTCGATCCGCTGGAGGGTTCTTCGCTTGAGGGACGCATAAATTACACCACCGTTTCGCAGCTCAAACTCTGTCAGATCGAAGCGAGCCAGCATCGCATCGCGCACACGGTCTCCGGCACGAAACTGAGCGAGCATCCCTACGTCAAGATACTGTTCCAGACCTACGGCATCTCTCACTTCGAACAGGGCGGCCGTCGCATCGACATCATGCCCGGCGATTGCCTCGCCTATGACGTCTCCTGTCCGCACACGATCGTCAGCCCCTCGTTGACCCGTCATGAGGTCGTGATCGTCCCCAAAGAACTGCTTCACGAACGCGGTTTCCGCACGGCGAAGATGTTGCCGTGCAAGCTCTCCGCACGTAACGGCACCGGCCGCATCGCATACGACTTCGTGCACACCGCATTTGACGAAGCAAACCGGCTCTCGCCCTACAACGCCATCGGCGTCGCCGATTCGCTGATCGATCTGCTGCTGTTGCCGTTGCGCGAAGCCGACACGATGTTCGATCGCGTCGGTCCCGAGGCGATGTACATCCGGGCCCAGGCATTCATCCGCGAGCATTTGCGCGACCCGGATCTTTGCATCGACCAGATCTCGGCGGCGATGGGCTGCACCAAGCGCTACCTGCACATGCTGTTCAGCGACAAGGGCATGACCGTCAGCGATTATATCTGGCGGGCGAGACTGCTGCACTGCCGCCAGGAGTTGGAGACGCAACACGGCAAGACGATCACCGATGTCGCGTTTTCGTGGGGCTTTTCCAGTTCGTCGCACTTCAGCCGCGTGTTCAGGAAGCATTTCGGATTCGTGCCCTCCGCCATCCACAAGGCGCATTGCGCCGATCCGTTGCCGGATGCCTCCTGA
- a CDS encoding TonB-dependent receptor, whose amino-acid sequence MSARLVLIGTISICLVPGNDCAQAQTASGDSEVLPAIEVTAPTTSARPAARPARGSTAPRATRNVRRVYVYPTAPTPTVGLGVDVDKVPAAINAFGAGQIARTDSLNIADALQQQVPGIVLSDTTGNPFMPDVQFRGFVASPVAGTPQGLAVYQNGMRINEAFGDTVNWDLIPTAAIRSVTVVTNNPAFGLNALGGAVNVQMKDGFNYKGAEINTMGGSFGRIQSSAQYGKQIDNFSVYGALEGVRDNGYRNFSESAIRRFYGDVGYRTDSSEFHLNVGVAKNNFGAAAAVPVQLLQNYWGATYTTPQTTDNRVAYANLTGKVEVTPTWTIDGSVRVRAFRQKTVDGNPTETEPCAADPGLLCFNDDDVPANGLNGVQLANPFPTDAVLGQIDRTTTRSTTTGATLQATNTDQLFGHNNQFMVGTSFDSGVTRFGASAELGTIGSNYVVNGSGIFLGPSGEPISIGPVSLRATNRYTGIYALDTFDVTDAFSISGGGRFNYASIVLQDQIGTELNGNHTFSRFNPMIGGTYKITPELTAYAGYSEANRAPTPLELACADPARPCIVAAFLIADPPLKQVVSRTVEAGFRGTKELNIGTLGWKIGGFRATNADDILAIPSPEVQGFGYFQNVGRTRRQGIEAQVNLTSKTLQLYASYALVDARFLDSLTLNSRSPFADDDGNIQVVPGNRIPAIPRNRFKFGIDYSITDAFKVGGDALFVASQYFAGDESNQAARLPGYSVFNLHASYQINKTYQIYGRVDNIFDNRYATYGTFFETGDIPNFANGGAAFTDPRTVSPARPRAFYAGLKATW is encoded by the coding sequence ATGAGCGCTCGCTTGGTGTTGATTGGGACAATCTCGATATGCTTGGTTCCCGGAAATGACTGTGCTCAGGCCCAAACTGCGTCAGGAGACAGTGAGGTCTTGCCGGCCATTGAGGTAACCGCCCCAACGACATCAGCCAGACCAGCGGCCCGACCAGCTCGCGGCAGTACTGCACCTCGAGCCACCCGAAATGTGCGCAGGGTCTATGTCTATCCGACCGCGCCTACGCCGACGGTCGGCTTGGGAGTGGACGTCGACAAGGTGCCGGCAGCGATCAATGCCTTTGGTGCCGGGCAGATCGCGCGCACGGACTCGCTGAACATCGCGGATGCATTGCAGCAACAGGTACCGGGTATCGTCCTCAGCGATACGACCGGCAATCCATTTATGCCGGACGTACAGTTTCGCGGTTTCGTTGCGTCTCCGGTCGCCGGTACCCCTCAAGGACTGGCGGTTTACCAGAACGGGATGCGCATCAACGAAGCGTTCGGCGACACCGTCAATTGGGACTTGATCCCGACCGCTGCGATCAGGTCGGTCACGGTCGTAACCAACAACCCCGCGTTCGGCCTCAATGCGCTGGGCGGTGCCGTCAACGTGCAGATGAAGGACGGATTCAACTATAAAGGCGCCGAAATCAACACGATGGGCGGCTCGTTCGGGCGCATCCAGAGCTCGGCGCAGTATGGCAAGCAGATCGACAATTTTTCCGTCTACGGCGCGCTCGAAGGGGTGCGTGATAACGGCTATCGGAATTTTTCGGAATCAGCGATTCGCCGGTTTTACGGCGATGTCGGCTACCGAACCGATAGCAGCGAATTTCACCTCAACGTAGGCGTTGCCAAGAACAATTTCGGTGCGGCGGCGGCGGTGCCCGTCCAACTGCTGCAGAACTATTGGGGGGCGACCTATACGACACCGCAGACTACGGATAACCGCGTTGCCTACGCCAACCTGACCGGAAAGGTCGAGGTCACACCGACCTGGACGATCGACGGCTCGGTGCGCGTCCGCGCGTTCCGGCAGAAGACGGTGGACGGAAACCCGACTGAGACGGAGCCATGTGCCGCCGATCCGGGGCTGCTTTGCTTCAACGACGATGACGTGCCGGCAAACGGCCTTAACGGCGTCCAGCTTGCAAATCCTTTCCCTACGGACGCGGTGCTGGGACAGATCGATCGAACAACAACCCGTTCGACAACGACAGGGGCGACCCTGCAGGCAACCAACACCGACCAGTTGTTCGGGCACAACAACCAGTTCATGGTTGGCACCAGTTTCGATTCCGGTGTCACCCGCTTCGGGGCCAGCGCGGAATTGGGTACGATCGGCTCAAACTACGTCGTCAATGGCAGCGGGATATTTCTCGGACCGTCCGGCGAACCGATTTCGATCGGACCTGTCTCGCTTCGAGCCACCAACCGGTACACCGGAATTTATGCGCTCGACACGTTCGATGTGACGGACGCGTTTTCTATCTCGGGCGGGGGCCGGTTCAACTATGCCAGCATCGTGCTTCAAGATCAGATCGGTACCGAGCTCAACGGCAACCACACGTTCAGTCGCTTCAATCCGATGATCGGTGGCACCTACAAGATTACGCCGGAATTGACTGCTTATGCCGGGTATTCTGAAGCCAATCGTGCGCCGACTCCGCTAGAACTCGCATGCGCTGACCCTGCGCGTCCGTGCATCGTCGCGGCATTCCTGATCGCAGACCCGCCGCTGAAACAGGTCGTTTCCCGTACCGTAGAAGCCGGTTTCCGCGGAACGAAGGAGCTGAATATCGGAACGCTCGGATGGAAGATCGGCGGGTTCCGAGCGACGAATGCCGATGACATTCTGGCGATTCCGAGTCCGGAGGTGCAAGGCTTTGGCTATTTCCAGAACGTGGGCAGGACACGGCGGCAGGGTATCGAGGCGCAGGTGAATCTGACGTCGAAGACGCTGCAACTATACGCCAGCTATGCCCTCGTCGATGCGCGCTTCCTCGATTCCTTGACGCTCAACTCTCGCAGTCCATTCGCCGATGACGATGGCAATATCCAGGTCGTGCCGGGCAACCGGATTCCGGCCATCCCGCGCAACCGGTTCAAGTTCGGCATCGATTATTCGATCACCGACGCCTTCAAGGTCGGCGGCGATGCCTTGTTCGTCGCCAGCCAGTATTTCGCCGGCGATGAATCCAACCAGGCGGCGAGGCTGCCGGGGTATTCGGTTTTCAACCTGCACGCCTCGTATCAGATCAACAAAACGTATCAGATCTACGGCCGCGTCGATAATATCTTTGACAATCGCTATGCGACGTACGGAACGTTCTTCGAGACCGGAGACATACCGAATTTTGCCAATGGCGGCGCGGCTTTCACCGATCCTCGCACGGTCAGCCCGGCGCGGCCGCGCGCCTTCTATGCGGGATTGAAGGCGACCTGGTAG